Part of the Panulirus ornatus isolate Po-2019 chromosome 28, ASM3632096v1, whole genome shotgun sequence genome, CTGGGGTATACTGTGAACAGTTGCTGGGGTATACTGTGAACAGTTGCTGGGGTATACTGTGAACAGTTGCTGGGGTATACTGTGAACAGTTGCTGGGGTATACTGTGAACAGTTGCTGGGGTATACTGTGAACAGTTGCTGGGGTATACTGTGAACAGTTGCTGGggtatattcttttttctgtatatttACAAAATGCGTCGAACAGTTTGTCTCTTCTCTATTCTCCTGAGGTGGAGCTCCAGCGACAGTATAGGTACAATATAAACTCTTAAGTTCCTCTCACACGCAGATTCTCGCAGCTTACTTTTTGCCAGATGATCCTCGCATCGAGGCCTCACTGTACACCTACTCAGGCTAAATTTCATCTACCATGTCCCACGCTGTGTATCAGAGTCTGCCAAGATCCTCATGTGATTTGATCCTGATCttgatcttggcatcatctgcaaacacgttCAGGTATGAATTCAGTCCTTCTGGCCAGTCATTTACAAGGATCAAggagagcagtggtcccaggacagaaccctAGGGCACGTTGCCGACGACCCAAAGCCAGCCAGACTCATCCTCTATACCTTACGTGTGGCATTTTCTATTTTTGATACCTTTAACTGAACCACGTCTCCGTTTTTTCTAAACTTCCCTCTCTACTTGAGGCTATGTCTACGAACGTTCAAACTCGCTGAATGCAGTTTCTTCAGAACTTTCctatgacagtgatgtacatCATGGGTAAATAATTCTATATCCTCTATTGGTGTTCTCAAGAAAATTCTTAGTTATGAGTAATTTATATGATTAATTTCCTCCCTGAGGTCGGTTGCCACTCTGAtctttttctatcatcattaattACATTCTCAAagtaaaaatttgtatgtttatctTTTCAAATTGGTTCATCTCATCGAATATTTTAGGTTTCCATGCCATTATGTGTGAAGGTCTAATAATAGTGtatcctctcctcaccctctgATTATGGTGTGTTCACTGAAGTGCTGATGCAAGAAATTTTCTTGTTTCCATTTAGAGAATTTGTCTCTCCATGACTTTCTTTTCCCAAGAGAATCTATACAGTTCTGGTCTGTCTGGTGATAACTGAAATCCTTCATTACTAGAACTCTTCCCTCTCTTATGGATGCAAGTTCTGCTGCATCTTGTACCTCTCCTTTGTTTTCAACAGCTTCTGGTCTTTGCGTCATGTTCATCTCCTTTGTTGACCCATCACAAGGACTTCCACAGAAGAGCCTGTTCACCTTTTACTCTGATGCTTTCCACCAAATGCTCCACAAGCCATGTGGCCACACTCTCTCTGAATCCCTTCAGTCCCTGTGATTTTGTTGTTGTGTTCTTCGAATTTATATTCTGCAGTGCCCATAATTACCTCATTCACTTCTTTGCACGTCAGCTgaaacggcatgggcaactgagtgCCCTAATGAAGGCTatcttatcagagagagagagagagagagagagagagagagagagagagagagagagagagagagagagagagagagagagagagagagagagagagagagagagagagagagagagagagagtatatcggtggtactttcagggaaggagtgcaaatgataagatgtatgagagaaagcggtaggagatcaagaggaaggtgcaaaggatgAAAAAGAGGATGAATGAGAATTTACATGAGAGaagcagacaacaggaggcctgattggcccacgactgggttcgggtgagcgaatatcagtaaacttcagatggcataagaaatattttgggagGAGTTgatagtgtgaggaaaacaagagaactaatgggaacgttgctgaaggagggaaatggggaTGTGGTAACAGTTAGAGACGAAGTGAGTATTCAGAAGGACTGTTGAATAAGTCTGATGACAGGATGCCAGATGTAAGATgcttgggtcggggtggtatgggGAGTAAGAGTCATGGGGAgtgtggtttagtgaagagagaagaagtcGTGAAacccttacgtaagatgaaatgtggcaaggaggctggagtggatggtattccagatGAATTTATTAACCTGCTGACAATTTTCCTGACATTTGATTACACTTTTGAGAGTGAGCTTCTTCATCCATTTGATGTTAACTTGGGTTACTGTTCCTCCGTTACAGAAATCACTTTCCCCGCCTCACCGTAATGGTCTCAGCTGATtcattctttgttccttctctcgcattttctcatttcattgcAAAACCATCAATATCTCTTTCATCAAGCCTCCGCCAAGTATGCCAAGCTACAGGTGTGTGGTTATGATAACTCTAGCTTAACTGGTTCTGATTTTACTTGGTCTTAGGTTGCCATAAATATACTTTCAGTTTCCAGTTTCAGTTTGCAGATGATCGAAAGACTCATATAGTAAATTGTTCCAATCTATCCCCGTTGGCagtcttgcatgtgtgtgtgtgtgtgtgtgtgtgtgtgtgtgtgtgtgtgtgtgtgtgtgtgtgtgtgtgtgtgctttatcataatgattataataaaaatTCCTTGACAGTGATGGTAATTACACGAACATGTTTGCAAGGACGTTTTGTATAAAGACTTTGTCTTCTTCGTAAGTAAAGTCTTAGATTGAATTTTCGACTTCAGAATTATCATATACCAACATCAGTCATATATCCTTGTCTTATGCAGTGATACAAGACTAGGTCTATGGTGTATGGTGCCTGGTGTGTTGTATGTCGTGTTAGTTGCATGGTATATGAAGCCAGGAATGATACCAATTCTATGGGGtgcttggtgtgttgtgtggtgttgagtgtatTGTGCTGCTTGGTACTGACTGTGTGGTAcataatgtgtggtgtcaggtgtgtggtataAGGAGTGTGAAGCCAGTGGTATACGGTACTATTTTCTCTGATGTGTAGTGTATGGTGTCAAGGGAAATCTTTTATGATAAACAGATGATATATGTTttaggtctgtgtatgtaagcTGCCAAAATGCATTAGCATACGGTGCCAGACCTATGGTGTATAACCTATGTAGTAAGGTGTATGGTGTCAGGTGTACGACTGATGCCGCCAGACATGGATTACTGTTGGCGCCAGGTGTATATGGTGTGTAATGGATTGTTCAAACACTATGCCATCTGCCCATAACCAGAGATTTGTTTAATCTATGGCAACGTGAGGAGTAAGGCTTTGTGTGTGTAGGGAATAGGGGgcgttggggagggaggaggttcatATTGCAGATAAGACAGGTAGTGGGGTGATGTGGGGCTTTGATGACGTAGGGTTATGGTCGCGATGCCAATCCGGAGAAAGCGTGAATAACTGACTGACATTGTGCCGGagatgtgggtggtggaggaggaggaggaggtgtatggtgacactggtggtgggtgtggtccgGAGTCGATCAGGGGTGTGGTCACGTGAGGCAAAAGTGTCAGGAATTGGGGAGTTTTTACACCTATGACACCTGCTCATGACCCAGCAGGCCAGGTCCTGGGCTGACCTCAATCAGTTACCTATAAAGAGTCAGAGAAGCTGGCTCGGGCCTCATACCACCGCCCCACCGACGATCATCATGAAGTGCGCTGTGAGTGGTCGCCTCGTACAGCTCAGAGCTGGTGCCGGAGCCTGGCGATCTGTGACGCTTGCCTTGCATTACCAGTGACTTGAAAACTGAATATAGATCAAATTCTTTATAAAAGATGTCCCAAAATAACTAAATGCTAAATCGTCTTATAAATATTTTGGAGGGCACTTTaaagtaaatattttgaaaagcAAAACTGTAAACATTTTGGCCAGAAAACTAATGATGGGAGTTGGAGAGCTTACCTTTCCTGAGATCGCCTTTGAGAAAAAACCTCCAAAGTGGTACATGACGAGAGATGCTGTAATCTATAGTCTCATGATCCCCCAATCTTGCCCCCACTGCCGGAATCATTACCCCAGATCTTATCTGAGCCGAGAGTACACCCTGTTTTTAAGCCCACGTTGATTAGGATCATCATCTGAACTTTAGCCAGCAAGCCTGAAGTAGTGTTTTGTTTACCTTGACCTGCTGCCTTCCTCTCGGTAGGTGGTGCTCCTGCTGGGTCTGGCCGTCCTGGTCGCCTCCCGTCCCGATTTTTCCGACGAGGACAGTCACCAGGAGATGGACATCGACGACGACAACACCATCACCGGCTCCTTCAGGTAAAGTACTGGTCTCCGTATCACGTAAGAGTTAGTGTATACCAAAGAAGCTTTTCGCTTTGGTGAggatttggctcagattttcacgACTAAATGATTCTCTCTTGTCTGTGCAGACGCGTTTAGCCAGATAGATAAAgtaattgaaagataaaagagcaACTTCTTCTTCTGTCATTCAGGGAACAGTTTAGCTTAATGGACTTATTTGTGAGGTTTGTATTTCGTATTATCATTCATGTGACATTTTACAAGGGATGGCGAGCGCTTGCTGACCTGGTGAGTATTTGATCTGTGACTGAAGAAAACGAGAGTCTTTAAGGAATATAATTTCTGCATCTTCTTatatgaaaatttatatatatatatatatatatatatatatatatatatatatatatatatatatattttttttttttttttcatactattcgccatttcccgcatttgcgaggtagcgttaagaacagaggactgggccttagagggaaaatcctcacctggcccccttctctgttccttcttttggaaaattaaaaaaaaaacgagaggggaggatttccagccacccactccctccccttttagtcgccttctacgacacgcagggaatacgtgggaagtattctttctcccctatccccagggataatatatatatatatacatatatatatatatatatatatatatatatatatatatatacatatatatatatatatatatatatatatatatatatatatatatatatatatatatgtatatatatatatatatatatatatatatatatatatatatatatatatatatatatatatatatatatatatatatatatatatatatatattttttatactattcgccatttcccgctttagcgaggtagcgttaagaatagaggactgggcctttgagggaatatcctcacctggcccccttctctgttccttcttttggaaaattaaaaaaaatgagaggggaggatttccagcccccgctcccttcccttttagtcgccttctacgacacgcagggaatacgtgggaagtattctttctcccctatccccagggatatatatatatatatatatatatatatatatatatatatatatatatatatatatatatatatatatatatatatatatatatatatatatatatatacatatatgtccctggggataggggagaaaaaacttcccacgtactccctgcgtgttgtagaaggtgactaaaaggggtgggagctagaaatcctcccttcctgttttacatttccataagaaagaacagagaaagggggccaagtaaagatttttccctctaagtctcagtcatctattcataacgctacctcgctaaagcgggaaatggcgtatattcATAAGGAAAAGCCAAGTCCAGTGATCCAATGAGAGCCAGAGATGTATCTCAGCTTCGTCATCTAGGTGGCCACATGAGTCACAATGCTGATGTGCTCCTCACCTTTCCCTTGCAGCTGGACGTCTCCTGAAGGTTTGCGATTCTTCATCCGATACATCGCTGACGAGGACGGCTTCCGCATCTTAGAGTCCAACGCCGTGCCCGCCACCGTTCAAGGCGTCAAAGCCGACGGTCAGCAAGGCTCCTTCTTGTCCTCTGAGGAGTTCGATAACGATTCTTTTGACTTCGACGACAGGAAATAGATTAATCTCAAGGAATACTTACGACCACAGTGGCCTGGAAGTCTGGGAGTTACTGAGCCTCATCAGCGGAACTCAGGACCCCAGACTGAGATTGGAGCCATGTTTACCTGAAGACGTGTGTTAAGGGGCCACTTCCCCCCAACACACCTGCCCACTCAACCATTGCTTCTCTCACTTTACATTTCTTCTGATAATCTTCCCTCATGTTTTGTGCTCTCATTTCGTTATGCACTacttatttatttaattatttatttattgacaTTAAGATACTTATTTTGATTAATATTATAATGATTTATCAGCATAATTGATTAGTGATGTATAACCTTGTAAGTGTTCTCTGCGCGGCACAAAGGTCCAGGCAAATGTCACCAGATCTGGATGTGCACGTCACAAGCTGGAAGGTACGAGCTGGAAATGTAAGACATCATTCAGAGCTTCCAAGTTATATTGGAAGACTGGAAGATTGGTAGCGTCAATCATGCTTGTTCCTCCCTATGAGTCTTGAAAGCAGAGTGACTGACTCTGAGTTAGAAAGATTACTGAATGATGTATCATTAGTATTCATATCAGTGAATAAAACTATTAAAGTTGACATTTGAAGCGGACTCATCAGTTATCATCAAAGTATTCGCATTACCGGCCATGTGCCGGCTAACGTGTTCAGTATGACGTTAAAATCTCGACCCACAAAATGATATAAATGTCAGCAACTTAGATTAACGCTGCACAATATTTAACTCACAGTTCCTCACAGTGAGTAATAGCTTACTGGTTTATCAAAGTCTTCAACGAATTGAGCTTGAATCTGTTACCAAGAACTGTAAAACATCACCTAAAGAAATGACAACAATTTTTGAATACCGTATGTGAACTTAAGTGAAGACCAGAATAATATGTGGAAGATTTTATTCAGTCTCCGTACAAATCATCTTTCAGGAGAATGTTTATATCACACTATTGTCTGTCCCATCATGCACATAGATGGAGGAAGCAGCCCAGGGATCAACATTCGCCAAAACTGGacgagaaagaagaatgaaagtgATTACGTAGATCTCTAGGTTTGTCTTCGCTGTAGGTTCCATAGACACGCAAGCCAGTGGGGTCGTCTATCCTGCTCTGTTGCTTTCAGGTTATAGCTAACTTCAATGAAACCGAGGGTCAAGTGAGCGGCAAGCAGGACGCTGCGTCATTATACcgtgagtgtggggtgtgaccCATAGACGCTGTGTGGGTACATGCTGGGCAACATGCTTCAGATGCTATGGCAAAACCGCAAAAATGCTACTTGTATAGTTGAAGAAGAATCGTTGTGTTCTTCTCAAGCTGTGAAATACATGAAAAATTGTTGCTGGAATCTTATCAGGATATGGTACATAATTTTACTAATCtcctatacctatctatctatctatctatctatatatctattaatctctctctctctctctctctctctctctctctctctctctctctctctctctctctctatatatctatatatatatatatatatatatatatacattactgttATAACATTATTTGAATAATTTCAATTTCATCACGAACCAGGAAAAAACCTAATATGGAAATAAACTGAAACCAATATTTCATGAAATGGATGGTCCAGTGTTGACTGTGACAAAATAATAAAGCATGAAACACTTGGACAAACGACCAGAAACAATAAAATCCAAGTCGTAGGGAAATGGAATAAGTACTGTAAAAccagtcctgtctgtctgtctgtctgttacccATGACACGATTACTAACCCTTACACGTGATTGTAGACACTTCAGGAGATTTGTATCCAGCCACACGACAATTAACTCCCCATTCACAGTCGCCTGAGCCGAAAAGTTGTGCCGTTAGTGGGAAAGATATAAAGaaggataatgatggaggtgagCAGTTGGAACTACTGAACAATGCCACTCCACCGTTCACGGTGGttggccagggaggagggagtgctggtgatgaaggagggtgtggtagccagagaGGGTACGGTACTAGTGGTGAAGGAGAGTGTGGTAACTCTGCACAGGAGCGGACAGACAATGGGCAAGACGACCTAGAACTGCAAGTTCTTCAGAAAAAATATCTCTACATTCTTTgcgggtggtgggagagggactCAGTGATTATGACAGTGACTATATTCCCCTACAACGTTCAAACCCTCCGACATGAAAGTGTCAGTATTAAAGACATTCTTGAGGTCTCACACAATATGGCCACACATGACACACATACTTTGGCTATACATAGTAcggccattcataatatggccacATGTAATATGGCCACACTCAATATAACTAGACATGATATGGCCACACACAATATGGCCACGAAGGTCCACTTGCAAATCAACTAGAAGGTGAGATGATAAGAAGCAAAAAAAGCCTTGTGGTTggtgagaagggtgtgtgtgtattggtgaggTTGCTCAGCCTTTGTGGTGAAGTCTGTGTGAtgtggatgttgatgatgtgctgatgtAG contains:
- the LOC139757705 gene encoding uncharacterized protein — protein: MTQQARSWADLNQLPIKSQRSWLGPHTTAPPTIIMKCAVVLLLGLAVLVASRPDFSDEDSHQEMDIDDDNTITGSFSWTSPEGLRFFIRYIADEDGFRILESNAVPATVQGVKADGQQGSFLSSEEFDNDSFDFDDRK